The Acidobacteriota bacterium genome has a segment encoding these proteins:
- a CDS encoding ribulose-phosphate 3-epimerase — translation MKQKKGKTRAGPLARTNPGAGTGKRVRIAPSILSADFAHLAEEVRRVEEGGAALLHVDIMDGHFAPNLTIGPPVVEALRRVTSLPLDVHLMIEEPDRYIPVFVEAGAAMVSVHCEACPHLHRTLHLIRSLGTQAGAAVNPSTAVSLLEPVLDDTDFILLMSVNPGFGGQKFIPSTLDKAKALRKLLRARKRSIPIEMDGGLGEANVRDAVKAGVSIVVAGSSVFGAPDPAEAVRRLRAEAQRK, via the coding sequence ATGAAGCAGAAAAAAGGCAAGACGCGGGCCGGCCCGTTGGCTCGAACAAACCCAGGTGCAGGAACCGGGAAGCGGGTTCGCATCGCGCCTTCCATTCTCTCGGCGGACTTCGCGCACCTCGCCGAAGAGGTGCGCCGCGTCGAGGAGGGGGGTGCCGCGCTCCTCCACGTGGACATCATGGACGGCCACTTCGCGCCGAACCTTACGATAGGGCCGCCCGTGGTCGAGGCGCTCCGCCGTGTCACCTCGCTTCCCCTCGACGTGCACCTGATGATCGAGGAGCCCGACCGCTACATCCCCGTCTTCGTCGAGGCCGGCGCCGCCATGGTTTCCGTGCATTGCGAGGCATGCCCCCATCTCCACCGCACGCTCCATCTCATCCGTTCCCTGGGCACCCAGGCGGGTGCGGCCGTGAACCCCTCGACGGCCGTTTCCCTCCTCGAACCCGTGCTGGATGACACTGATTTCATTCTTTTGATGTCGGTCAATCCCGGCTTCGGCGGACAAAAATTCATTCCCTCAACCCTCGATAAGGCGAAGGCGCTGAGGAAACTTCTCCGGGCGCGCAAGCGTTCCATTCCCATTGAGATGGACGGCGGCCTTGGGGAAGCGAACGTGCGCGACGCGGTTAAGGCCGGCGTCAGCATCGTCGTGGCCGGCTCCTCCGTCTTCGGTGCACCCGATCCGGCGGAGGCTGTGCGGCGGCTGCGCGCCGAAGCCCAACGAAAGTAA
- a CDS encoding PASTA domain-containing protein, with amino-acid sequence MGKEPNATDTPSDPDAVGESTESKDSGSGKQLPWWSQCLQFLLWAGAIMGIYAASAWFSLQAFIRSADTVAVPDVVGLAFEEAQALALGVGLRVVESYRRPSADAPEGQILEQNPQDGFPVRRGQSLSVVVSLGNPKIEAPSLAGMLLTEARQRLKENHLALGRVYRLSSNEAAENVVIAQEPPAGTALFRDSPVRLVVSRGPAPQFYRMPRLVGLPLPAAQEVLTRADLSAQVEYRRLPGKRGLVISQYPAGGVRFRRGDSLALRVAQ; translated from the coding sequence ATGGGTAAGGAGCCGAACGCTACCGATACGCCTTCCGATCCCGATGCCGTCGGGGAAAGCACCGAGTCGAAAGATTCCGGATCCGGGAAGCAGCTTCCCTGGTGGAGCCAATGCCTTCAATTTCTTCTCTGGGCCGGGGCTATCATGGGCATCTACGCCGCGAGCGCATGGTTTAGTTTGCAGGCGTTCATCCGGTCGGCCGACACGGTGGCCGTGCCCGACGTAGTTGGTCTCGCATTCGAGGAAGCGCAGGCGCTTGCGCTCGGCGTTGGCCTCCGGGTGGTCGAGTCTTACCGTCGGCCGAGCGCGGACGCACCAGAGGGCCAGATTCTTGAGCAGAACCCCCAAGATGGTTTTCCCGTCAGGCGCGGCCAATCCCTGTCTGTGGTCGTAAGCTTGGGCAACCCCAAGATCGAGGCGCCGTCCCTTGCGGGAATGCTGCTTACCGAAGCTCGGCAACGGCTTAAGGAAAACCACTTGGCTCTGGGGCGGGTCTACCGGCTCTCCTCGAACGAGGCCGCCGAAAACGTCGTCATTGCGCAGGAGCCGCCCGCGGGAACGGCCCTGTTTCGCGATTCGCCGGTGCGCCTTGTGGTAAGCCGCGGCCCGGCTCCGCAGTTTTATCGGATGCCGCGCCTGGTCGGCCTGCCCCTGCCAGCCGCCCAGGAGGTGTTGACCCGTGCCGACCTTTCAGCGCAGGTCGAATACCGGCGCCTTCCGGGGAAGCGCGGCCTCGTGATATCCCAGTACCCGGCGGGGGGCGTGCGGTTCCGCCGGGGCGATTCCCTTGCGCTACGGGTGGCGCAATGA
- a CDS encoding lytic transglycosylase domain-containing protein, with product MSGRHSIVANVAAAALSVGMLGAALLAPLPGLSGAGLPTYGELVGGPREGLLRIERFLADAPLEEQGPAYFLRGYYFLGEERLEEALGDFEHPAVEGSPLAAFALLLRTEILLLLGRPEEAAALAEGTRDTPALRRPMFERAVEAMLRLGRVPEAHRRIADAPLGEAARALWLGRAAEAYREQGCIEEAHALAREILTSFAATKTARRFEPLLQDEAFEHTLNEAFWRARAHALAEDRRFAEALEALARLDRRTSSDWEVEGLCLYHRGLYTKALPALRRSSSPRSCYVEARCYRRLRSMGKYAAALEKTLRSEPRDLWWAKAAFALAREREKEAGSILERVAAHAERTEDRGQALWTLAWRALRNDAPAQAGLFLENYLSLEENAVLRWEERLRAEFWLADALAAQGRREESLERFARIAEDFPDHYYGVRSRLRLARASKLEESPLPLPPIHETEAGRNPMLLSLSDGVETLRWLGLLDEARLWLGLLLEEKPGDADLWLLKTRLEAEVGDVRVALSAFNQAAAQPGMTLRALHGRISEDTMRAMYPLLFWDSIVSHARARRLDPLLVAAVIQQESSFDPRAVSRSGARGLMQLMPGTGRQIARKLKEPYRLALLYEPDKSIDFGTEYLAGMLKRFDGRVELALAAYNGGPNRAARWWRELGSEDVEVFVDDIPLGETRRYVKRVTTHYERYRRLYGKPA from the coding sequence GTGAGCGGACGACATTCCATCGTAGCAAACGTAGCGGCGGCGGCCCTGAGCGTAGGCATGCTGGGCGCGGCGCTCCTGGCTCCCCTGCCGGGCTTAAGCGGGGCCGGCCTTCCCACCTACGGGGAACTTGTGGGGGGACCGCGGGAGGGCCTTCTTCGCATCGAGCGATTTCTTGCGGACGCTCCCTTGGAGGAGCAGGGCCCGGCGTATTTTTTGAGGGGCTACTATTTTCTGGGCGAGGAGCGCCTTGAAGAGGCGCTCGGGGATTTCGAGCACCCCGCCGTGGAGGGGAGTCCGCTCGCGGCGTTCGCGCTTCTTTTGCGGACGGAGATTCTGCTTCTTCTGGGGCGCCCGGAAGAAGCGGCGGCGCTCGCGGAGGGGACGCGAGACACTCCCGCGCTCCGGCGCCCGATGTTCGAGCGTGCGGTGGAGGCCATGCTTCGCCTAGGCCGCGTGCCCGAGGCGCACCGCCGCATCGCGGACGCGCCGCTTGGCGAAGCGGCGCGAGCGCTCTGGCTCGGGCGCGCGGCGGAGGCCTATCGGGAGCAAGGCTGCATCGAGGAGGCGCACGCACTGGCGCGCGAGATTTTGACCTCCTTCGCCGCGACGAAAACCGCGCGCCGCTTCGAGCCCCTGCTCCAGGATGAAGCGTTCGAGCACACACTTAATGAAGCCTTCTGGCGGGCGCGGGCGCACGCCCTCGCGGAAGACCGCCGCTTCGCGGAGGCGCTCGAAGCCCTCGCGCGCCTTGACCGGAGGACTTCTTCCGACTGGGAGGTGGAAGGCCTCTGTCTCTATCACCGCGGTTTGTATACGAAGGCGCTCCCGGCGCTGCGGCGCTCCTCCTCACCGCGAAGTTGCTACGTTGAGGCCCGGTGCTATCGAAGGCTCCGCTCCATGGGGAAATACGCCGCGGCGTTGGAGAAAACCCTCCGGAGCGAGCCGCGCGATCTCTGGTGGGCCAAGGCGGCGTTCGCCCTCGCGCGGGAGCGCGAAAAAGAAGCCGGAAGTATTCTCGAGCGCGTCGCGGCGCACGCCGAGCGCACCGAGGACCGCGGGCAGGCCCTCTGGACGCTCGCGTGGCGCGCCCTTCGAAACGACGCCCCGGCGCAGGCAGGTCTCTTTCTGGAAAATTATCTCTCGCTCGAAGAGAACGCCGTGCTCCGCTGGGAGGAGCGCCTGCGGGCGGAGTTCTGGCTCGCCGACGCGCTCGCCGCCCAGGGGCGCCGGGAGGAATCACTGGAGCGCTTCGCCCGCATTGCCGAAGATTTTCCCGACCACTACTACGGCGTCCGCAGCCGGCTGCGGCTTGCTCGTGCAAGCAAGCTTGAGGAATCTCCGCTTCCCCTTCCTCCGATTCACGAGACTGAGGCCGGGCGGAATCCCATGTTGCTTAGCCTTTCAGACGGTGTGGAAACGCTCCGGTGGCTCGGCCTTCTCGACGAGGCGCGCTTGTGGCTGGGGCTTCTTCTAGAGGAAAAGCCCGGCGACGCGGATTTATGGCTTCTCAAGACTCGGCTGGAAGCCGAGGTGGGCGATGTCCGGGTGGCGCTTTCCGCGTTTAACCAAGCCGCGGCGCAGCCGGGCATGACGCTCCGCGCGCTCCACGGGCGCATCTCCGAAGACACGATGCGCGCGATGTATCCGCTTCTTTTCTGGGACTCCATCGTTTCCCATGCCCGGGCGCGCCGCCTCGATCCGCTCCTGGTGGCCGCAGTCATCCAGCAGGAGAGCTCCTTTGACCCGAGGGCCGTGTCGCGCTCCGGGGCGCGTGGGCTGATGCAGCTCATGCCGGGCACCGGGCGGCAGATTGCCCGCAAACTCAAGGAACCTTACCGCCTTGCACTCCTTTACGAGCCGGACAAAAGCATTGATTTCGGGACCGAGTACCTTGCGGGCATGCTCAAGCGCTTCGACGGGCGCGTGGAGCTGGCCCTGGCCGCCTACAACGGCGGCCCCAACCGCGCCGCCCGCTGGTGGCGCGAGCTCGGAAGCGAAGATGTTGAGGTTTTCGTCGACGACATCCCGCTCGGCGAGACCCGCCGCTACGTCAAGCGCGTCACCACGCACTACGAACGCTACCGTCGCTTGTACGGGAAGCCGGCGTAA